The Miscanthus floridulus cultivar M001 chromosome 17, ASM1932011v1, whole genome shotgun sequence genome has a window encoding:
- the LOC136518377 gene encoding uncharacterized protein: protein MPMEWIPVKADNIDGAAERIIDFLEHTDKAGNVIYFHGWAGWGASAVLKEVAKRLTSSSGWAETGTARGLGKIINIDFLRWQSKRSLQKQIAEELKLPNQVMALFDQLDEKDDLDGVKQSSRGVIPYVRLAIMNELSTRRFLVILYNGSGSYIDLWEVGVPVIGDLGKRVLWTSRGRFWHHLTEGHGIKKDVEELAGLSDIALCAGVSGYDENDATVLDNIRHVVYAEAADVAKCMGVPEPDMSQKIVMECILYRALIGNNHNISWECHASNCWVCDGIIQDAADGSKSAWEIGDALQMNVNLDLLNCCVEVICKLLEQWKRMDHWVSVTSQTTTEVQVPSQATSFFWTGGGLEACMFEHSNKTSLRVLHLSHCTFSFSSPPFLRCSHLRFLLLDHCKNKDAQDDGEENNCHHHSHHSQENGGAWFQNLWVLELSYTDWYWLLSKDMLDLMSDLRELNVKGVGNQSMSHLHRCSGPRSNSRKLLKLRVVAESYKDNGHDGAGGDRIQQESPMVASFPDLSSWHILKTIVLDGCGDLEIIGSDALPLSLESFSLTSNDTTKIKSVSFRGCTQLKSLLLRGLFGSLEELDMSGTAINTLDLSATQVKGLERLVLLGCEKLHAIAWPQEEKYIYLEVLRIDTSTLAEWDREDKSHKREATSSDNTSVGWSTSATLCDNSRALNGLDWYISLRDPRVFGSLLNLRYTKWLHIEISSAGGCHKGSTNQGSYSDGGGRQQVKAVNLQKPTGSNLYYDDDTISTFGSNSQSGGGASNGDVFEALGIRNMWIWQCPPVPKANYTWVNCYISIQDDEKHVESLQGTTTRQLPRDTTLPCFVNQDAETLHLHDCLSITCLPGPTPTDAKLDWRGLKWCRLERCPNLEGVVFTAPSPWQDGDDIFEYLETFWASQLPKARYIWDWSISAFRPGEDSFEHLMFLHLDYCPRLVHVLPLYTANTNGCCKLETLEIVCCSDLREVFPSDLELQQQQPRRFPRLKRIHLYELPKLQRICGQRMLAPNLETVKIRGCWGLKRLPAVRVEVELSEEESSEDITPPSMVDLDCEKEWWDNLEWDGEEAGHHPSHYKPTYSAYYKKNLLRASVLR from the exons ATGCCAATGGAG TGGATCCCAGTCAAGGCAGACAACATAGATGGCGCAGCAGAGCGGATAATTGATTTTTTGGAGCACACAGACAAGGCAGGAAATGTAATATACTTCCATGGCTGGGCTGGATGGGGAGCGTCTGCTGTACTCAAAGAGGTCGCTAAACGACTAACGTCATCATCAGGATGGGCTGAAACTGGGACAGCAAGGGGTTTGGGAAAGATCATCAACATCGATTTCTTAAGGTGGCAGAGCAAGAGATCCCTGCAAAAGCAGATTGCCGAGGAGCTGAAGCTACCCAATCAGGTGATGGCCTTATTTGACCAGCTTGATGAGAAGGATGACCTTGATGGGGTGAAGCAGAGTTCTAGAGGTGTGATTCCCTATGTCAGGTTAGCAATCATGAATGAACTTAGCACCCGCAGATTCCTTGTGATTCTGTACAATGGGAGTGGCAGCTACATCGATCTATGGGAGGTCGGTGTCCCTGTAATCGGCGATTTGGGCAAGAGGGTGCTGTGGACATCCCGGGGCAGGTTCTGGCATCATCTCACAGAAGGGCATGGAATAAAGAAGGATGTGGAGGAGTTAGCTGGGTTGAGCGATATAGCTCTATGTGCTGGTGTATCAGGTTATGACGAGAACGATGCTACTGTGCTTGATAACATAAGGCACGTTGTTTATGCAGAGGCTGCAGACGTTGCAAAATGCATGGGTGTCCCTGAACCTGACATGAGCCAGAAGATTGTCATGGAATGCATCTTGTATAGGGCACTAATAGGCAATAACCACAACATCAGCTGGGAGTGCCATGCTTCCAACTGCTGGGTATGTGATGGAATCATACAGGATGCCGCTGATGGTAGTAAATCAGCATGGGAGATTGGCGACGCTTTGCAGATGAACGTGAACTTGGATTTGCTTAACTGTTGTGTTGAAGTGATCTGTAAACTGCTGGAACAGTGGAAGCGTATGGACCACTGGGTTTCAGTCACCTCCCAAACCACAACGGAGGTCCAAGTGCCATCTCAGGCAACATCCTTCTTCTGGACAGGAGGTGGACTAGAAGCTTGCATGTTTGAACATTCTAATAAGACAAGTCTGCGTGTGTTACATCTCTCCCACTGCACCTTCAGTTTTTCATCTCCTCCCTTCCTGAGATGCAGTCACCTAAGATTCCTCCTACTTGACCACTGCAAAAACAAGGATGCACAGGATGACGGTGAAGAAAATAACTGCCATCATCATAGCCACCATAGCCAAGAAAACGGTGGAGCATGGTTTCAGAATTTATGGGTGCTGGAGCTAAGTTATACAGATTGGTATTGGCTACTGTCAAAGGACATGTTGGATCTTATGTCTGACCTCAGGGAGCTGAATGTGAAAGGAGTCGGCAATCAGAGCATGAGCCACCTACATCGTTGCAGTGGTCCCAGAAGCAACAGCCGTAAGCTGCTCAAGCTTCGAGTGGTAGCTGAATCATATAAGGACAATGGGCATGATGGTGCTGGCGGTGATAGAATTCAACAAGAATCTCCTATGGTAGCATCGTTCCCAGACCTGTCAAGTTGGCACATCCTCAAGACAATCGTCCTTGATGGTTGTGGTGATCTTGAGATAATTGGCTCAGATGCCTTGCCACTGTCACTAGAGTCATTTAGCCTCACCAGCAATGACACCACTAAGATAAAGAGCGTCTCCTTTCGGGGATGCACCCAACTGAAGAGCCTGCTATTGAGAGGATTGTTCGGCAGCCTTGAGGAGCTAGACATGTCTGGTACAGCAATTAACACGCTTGACCTTAGTGCAACACAAGTCAAGGGCCTCGAGCGACTCGTTTTGTTGGGGTGTGAGAAGCTCCATGCAATAGCATGGCCACAGGaggaaaaatatatatatctGGAAGTTTTGCGCATTGACACCAGCACCCTTGCAGAATGGGATAGGGAAGATAAATCCCACAAGAGAGAGGCTACTAGCAGTGACAACACAAGTGTAGGGTGGTCAACATCAGCAACACTATGTGACAACAGCCGAGCACTCAATGGCTTGGATTGGTATATATCCCTGAGGGACCCAAGGGTTTTTGGTTCACTTTTGAACCTCAGATATACCAAGTGGTTGCACATCGAGATTTCATCTGCTGGTGGTTGTCACAAAGGTAGTACCAACCAAGGATCCTATAGTGATGGTGGCGGCAGACAGCAAGTGAAAGCTGTAAACCTGCAGAAGCCAACCGGTTCTAACTTGTACTATGATGATGACACCATTTCCACCTTTGGTAGCAACTCGCAATCTGGTGGTGGTGCCAGCAATGGAGATGTCTTTGAGGCCTTAGGGATAAGAAACATGTGGATATGGCAGTGCCCACCTGTTCCTAAGGCTAATTATACTTGGGTCAACTGTTACATTAGCATACAAGATGATGAGAAACATGTTGAGTCACTGCAGGGTACTACTACTAGACAGTTACCAAGGGATACAACTCTGCCATGTTTTGTGAATCAGGACGCTGAGACCCTACACTTGCATGATTGCTTGTCCATCACCTGTCTCCCAGGCCCTACACCTACTGACGCAAAATTGGATTGGCGTGGACTAAAATGGTGCCGACTCGAGAGATGCCCCAACTTAGAAGGTGTTGTTTTCACTGCGCCTTCACCATGGCAGGATGGAGACGACATTTTCGAATATCTGGAGACATTCTGGGCATCCCAACTCCCAAAGGCGCGCTACATCTGGGACTGGAGCATATCAGCATTTCGGCCTGGTGAAGATTCCTTTGAGCATCTTATGTTCTTACACCTGGATTATTGCCCCAGGCTGGTACATGTACTCCCTCTGTACACCGCAAATACAAACGGATGTTGTAAACTGGAAACCCTTGAGATTGTGTGCTGCAGTGACCTCAGGGAAGTCTTCCCATCTGATTTAGAactgcagcagcagcaaccaAGAAGATTTCCTAGACTGAAGCGCATCCACCTATATGAGCTACCCAAGCTGCAGCGCATCTGTGGGCAAAGGATGTTGGCGCCCAATCTCGAGACCGTGAAGATCAGGGGATGCTGGGGCCTCAAGCGCCTACCAGCTGTTCGGGTTGAGGTAGAGTTGTCGGAGGAAGAATCATCAGAGGACATCACGCCGCCGTCAATGGTGGACTTGGACTGCGAGAAGGAATGGTGGGACAACCTCGAGTGGGACGGGGAAGAGGCTGGCCACCACCCTTCCCACTACAAGCCCACCTATTCAGCGTACTACAAGAAGAACCTGCTCCGAGCCTCCGTGCTCAGGtaa
- the LOC136515029 gene encoding chaperone protein dnaJ 49-like: MDGNKDEALRSVKLAKSAFASGDRQRAEKLVKIAQRLDPSLPLDDLLSPVEKVGILNSATCEGRTEKGQARVDPKTPNESVGPLNVDQAYTEENIRVVQDIRKKKDYYAVLGVERRCSVEEIRKAYRRLSLKVHPDKNKAPGAEDAFKLVSKAFKCLSNDQSRRTYDQTGTIEDHEFNEQYPNVMRRGAARRRRPARSSFHNYEEDFDPDEIFRSFFYGTHDNLFHAQNTYRARGTGRQQQQRREHSMQGGSGTNVTVLIRLVVVLFIVSLAFIPARRSEYSLQKTYYFPISKVTQNQGVEYFVSKQDFDQRFPQGSQSRENLEQHVLKDYKSLHGKYCHVELQRRQWAKDYPTPHCDKLRRLSEA, encoded by the coding sequence ATGGATGGGAACAAAGATGAGGCCTTGAGGTCTGTCAAGCTTGCAAAATCTGCATTTGCATCTGGGGATAGGCAGCGTGCAGAAAAATTAGTTAAAATTGCTCAAAGATTGGACCCCAGTCTTCCACTTGATGATTTGTTGAGCCCAGTTGAGAAAGTTGGCATCCTGAACAGTGCTACTTGCGAAGGCAGGACTGAAAAAGGCCAAGCTCGTGTGGACCCAAAAACACCAAATGAATCTGTTGGTCCTTTAAATGTTGATCAGGCTTACACTGAGGAGAATATTAGAGTGGTTCAGGATATCAGGAAAAAGAAGGATTACTATGCAGTTCTTGGAGTAGAGAGAAGATGCTCTGTGGAGGAAATTAGGAAGGCCTACAGGAGGTTATCACTGAAGGTTCATCCTGACAAGAACAAGGCTCCTGGGGCAGAGGATGCTTTCAAGTTGGTAAGCAAGGCTTTCAAGTGCCTAAGCAATGATCAGTCGCGGAGGACTTATGATCAGACAGGCACCATTGAGGACCATGAATTCAATGAGCAATATCCCAATGTCATGAGAAGGGGAGCTGCTAGGCGGAGGAGGCCAGCAAGAAGTAGCTTCCATAACTATGAAGAAGATTTTGATCCTGATGAAATATTTAGGTCCTTCTTTTATGGCACCCATGATAATCTGTTCCATGCTCAGAATACCTACAGGGCTAGGGGAACAGGCAGGCAACAGCAACAGAGAAGGGAGCATTCAATGCAGGGTGGTTCCGGCACAAATGTAACAGTGTTAATTCGCCTTGTTGTGGTACTGTTCATTGTTTCGCTTGCATTTATTCCAGCGCGTCGGTCTGAGTATTCCCTGCAAAAGACATACTACTTTCCCATTTCAAAGGTCACTCAAAACCAAGGGGTGGAGTACTTTGTCAGCAAACAAGATTTTGATCAGCGGTTTCCACAAGGGAGTCAGTCTAGAGAGAATCTTGAACAGCATGTTTTGAAGGACTATAAGAGTCTGCATGGAAAATATTGCCATGTGGAACTCCAACGGCGTCAATGGGCCAAGGACTACCCTACACCTCACTGTGACAAGCTAAGGAGACTGTCTGAGGCGTGA
- the LOC136515030 gene encoding serine/arginine-rich-splicing factor SR34-like isoform X1 translates to MTRRNGCTIYVGNLPGDIREREVDDLFYKYGRIVEIDLKIPPRPPGFAFVEFEDPRDAEDAIYGRDGYSFDGHRLRVELAHGGRGPSSFDRSSSYSSAGQRGASKRSDYRVMVTGLPSSASWQDLKDHMRRAGDVCFTDVYREAGATIGIADYTNYEDMKHAIRKLDDSEFRNAFSRTYIRVREYDAKRSRSRSRGRSRSRSYSRSRSRSYSKSRSPRSRSASQSKSPVKARSPSRSPPVSPPRDKSASRSPARSKSLPRSCSPAKPE, encoded by the exons ATGACCCGGCGGAACGGCTGTACGATCTACGTGGGCAATCTCCCCGGCGACATCCGCGAGAGGGAAGTAGATGATCTCTTCTACAAG TATGGACGTATAGTGGAAATTGACTTGAAAATTCCACCAAGGCCTCCTGGTTTTGCTTTTGTTGAG TTTGAGGACCCACGTGATGCTGAAGATGCAATATATGGCCGTGATGGATACAGCTTTGATGGCCATAGGTTGCGG GTGGAATTAGCTCATGGTGGACGAGGTCCATCTTCTTTTGATCGATCTAGCAGCTATAGCAGTGCTGGACAACGCGGTGCCTCCAAACGTTCTGATTACCGTg TTATGGTTACTGGATTACCTTCTTCAGCATCATGGCAAGATCTCAAG GATCATATGCGGCGAGCTGGTGATGTCTGTTTCACTGATGTGTATCGTGAGGCTGGAG CAACTATTGGAATAGCTGATTATACTAACTATGAAGATATGAAACACGCG ATAAGGAAGCTAGATGATTCTGAGTTCCGTAATGCTTTTTCAAGGACATATATCCGG GTGAGGGAGTATGATGCTAAGCGCAGCCGTTCTCGCTCCAGAGGCAGAAGCCGTAGCCGCTCATACTCAAGAAGCAGAAGCCGCAGTTATAGCAAGAGTAGGAGCCCAAG ATCTAGATCTGCTTCTCAGTCAAAATCACCTGTTAAAGCAAG atcACCATCCAGATCCCCTCCTGTTTCT CCCCCGCGTGACAAGTCTGCAAGCAGGAGTCCTGCCAGGAGCAAAAGTCTGCCCCGATCTTGTTCTCCG GCAAAACCTGAATGA
- the LOC136515030 gene encoding serine/arginine-rich-splicing factor SR34-like isoform X2, translating into MTRRNGCTIYVGNLPGDIREREVDDLFYKYGRIVEIDLKIPPRPPGFAFVEFEDPRDAEDAIYGRDGYSFDGHRLRVELAHGGRGPSSFDRSSSYSSAGQRGASKRSDYRVMVTGLPSSASWQDLKDHMRRAGDVCFTDVYREAGATIGIADYTNYEDMKHAIRKLDDSEFRNAFSRTYIRVREYDAKRSRSRSRGRSRSRSYSRSRSRSYSKSRSPRSRSASQSKSPVKARLGQCEDLGIALVG; encoded by the exons ATGACCCGGCGGAACGGCTGTACGATCTACGTGGGCAATCTCCCCGGCGACATCCGCGAGAGGGAAGTAGATGATCTCTTCTACAAG TATGGACGTATAGTGGAAATTGACTTGAAAATTCCACCAAGGCCTCCTGGTTTTGCTTTTGTTGAG TTTGAGGACCCACGTGATGCTGAAGATGCAATATATGGCCGTGATGGATACAGCTTTGATGGCCATAGGTTGCGG GTGGAATTAGCTCATGGTGGACGAGGTCCATCTTCTTTTGATCGATCTAGCAGCTATAGCAGTGCTGGACAACGCGGTGCCTCCAAACGTTCTGATTACCGTg TTATGGTTACTGGATTACCTTCTTCAGCATCATGGCAAGATCTCAAG GATCATATGCGGCGAGCTGGTGATGTCTGTTTCACTGATGTGTATCGTGAGGCTGGAG CAACTATTGGAATAGCTGATTATACTAACTATGAAGATATGAAACACGCG ATAAGGAAGCTAGATGATTCTGAGTTCCGTAATGCTTTTTCAAGGACATATATCCGG GTGAGGGAGTATGATGCTAAGCGCAGCCGTTCTCGCTCCAGAGGCAGAAGCCGTAGCCGCTCATACTCAAGAAGCAGAAGCCGCAGTTATAGCAAGAGTAGGAGCCCAAG ATCTAGATCTGCTTCTCAGTCAAAATCACCTGTTAAAGCAAG ATTGGGGCAATGTGAGGATCTGGGGATTGCATTGGTAGGATAA